The following proteins come from a genomic window of Pirellula staleyi DSM 6068:
- a CDS encoding 4Fe-4S binding protein: protein MRLDMFLPFLRKPKKGTELKPDTLLVRIAKQILPAALFSDRATAKPGLVRQWLKRLGPSWLSAPVRRVVQTVFFLLFLFLFFYVAWPYSARPAQVWPGLAPAAPAEDQTIAITAQPGALVGIRPLQRYFVSSADPATGKLALLGPVTVREVQNESLVLAAEPDFPAEKLEELQFDPGGPWTLSETAPDAWPSHYADSLASKELLHAESLLVIDPLVAISTAIAGRTWVWSLVSAIGILVVAILVPRGFCGYLCPLGTLIDLFDWGIGKRVKRFRVAEDGWWVHIKYYLLAGTLLCSVFGVLVSGYFAAIPVITRGMLFLFEPLQTAASRGWHNVPAPSAGHFLSLAMFAVVLGLGFLRPRFWCKYVCPSGAVFSVSNLFRATERKVESSCIHCNKCVQICPFDAIKPDFTTRTTDCTLCQTCAGVCPTEAIKFVERWNLIQLKVENDPPTHETALGRRGFLSLAAGSAATIVGATSLTIATKVLGADLTSDPQLLPIRPPGSVPEPQFLDLCIRCGECFKACPNNVLQPLGFEQGLEGLWTPAAKPDWAGCESSCNACGQVCPTGAIRAIPLEEKRVARMGLAIVDLQTCLPHAGKEACQLCVDDCIAAGYHAIEFVRVGTQVDAQGEPIESSGFLAPSVVADKCVGCGLCQTRCYAINVAEKKLLSESAIVVQAGEGREDRLMQGSYLALREAEQAAKRKQSPATESGGYLPDFLQN from the coding sequence ATGCGACTCGATATGTTTCTCCCCTTCTTGCGAAAACCGAAGAAGGGGACCGAGCTCAAGCCCGACACACTGCTAGTGCGCATCGCTAAGCAGATCCTGCCGGCGGCTCTGTTTTCCGATCGTGCGACAGCCAAACCGGGGCTGGTGCGGCAGTGGCTGAAGCGACTCGGTCCGAGTTGGCTCTCCGCGCCGGTGCGCCGTGTGGTGCAAACAGTTTTCTTTCTGCTGTTTCTGTTCCTTTTCTTCTACGTTGCGTGGCCCTACTCGGCGCGTCCGGCGCAGGTTTGGCCCGGCCTTGCGCCCGCTGCTCCTGCCGAGGACCAGACGATCGCGATCACCGCCCAGCCTGGCGCGCTCGTCGGGATTCGGCCCTTGCAGCGGTACTTTGTATCGAGCGCCGATCCCGCGACGGGAAAGCTTGCGCTGCTAGGTCCGGTCACAGTGCGCGAGGTGCAAAACGAGTCGCTCGTGCTCGCTGCCGAACCTGATTTTCCGGCGGAGAAACTCGAGGAACTGCAGTTTGATCCCGGAGGACCCTGGACCCTTTCGGAAACGGCCCCTGATGCCTGGCCGTCGCACTATGCCGACTCGCTCGCTTCGAAAGAGTTGCTGCATGCCGAGAGTCTGCTGGTGATCGATCCTTTGGTGGCGATCTCGACCGCTATTGCCGGTCGGACTTGGGTTTGGTCGCTCGTCTCGGCAATCGGAATCTTAGTGGTTGCGATCCTCGTTCCGCGAGGTTTCTGCGGCTATCTCTGCCCGCTCGGGACCCTGATCGATCTGTTCGACTGGGGGATCGGTAAGCGCGTCAAGCGCTTTCGAGTCGCCGAGGATGGTTGGTGGGTGCATATCAAGTACTACCTGCTCGCGGGAACGCTCCTCTGCTCGGTGTTCGGCGTTTTGGTGAGTGGCTATTTTGCGGCGATTCCGGTCATCACGCGCGGGATGCTGTTCCTGTTCGAGCCGCTGCAAACTGCAGCCTCGCGCGGCTGGCACAATGTGCCGGCACCTTCGGCGGGGCATTTTCTTTCGCTGGCGATGTTTGCTGTCGTGCTGGGGCTCGGTTTTCTGCGGCCTCGGTTTTGGTGCAAGTATGTCTGTCCGAGTGGGGCGGTCTTCTCGGTATCGAATCTGTTTCGCGCTACGGAGCGGAAGGTCGAATCGAGCTGTATCCACTGCAACAAGTGTGTGCAAATTTGTCCGTTCGATGCGATCAAGCCCGACTTCACCACGCGAACCACCGACTGCACGCTGTGCCAGACCTGCGCTGGGGTTTGTCCGACCGAAGCGATCAAGTTTGTCGAGCGCTGGAACTTGATTCAGCTGAAAGTGGAGAACGATCCACCGACGCACGAAACGGCACTCGGACGCCGCGGATTTTTGTCGCTCGCTGCTGGTTCAGCCGCCACGATTGTGGGGGCCACATCGCTCACCATCGCCACGAAAGTGCTGGGAGCTGATCTGACGAGCGATCCTCAGCTGCTTCCCATTCGACCACCGGGAAGTGTACCCGAGCCGCAGTTCCTCGACCTGTGCATTCGCTGTGGCGAATGTTTTAAGGCATGCCCGAACAATGTTTTACAGCCGCTCGGATTCGAGCAAGGGCTGGAAGGGTTGTGGACACCGGCCGCCAAGCCCGATTGGGCCGGGTGCGAATCGAGCTGCAATGCCTGCGGTCAGGTTTGTCCGACAGGTGCGATTCGCGCGATTCCGCTCGAGGAAAAACGTGTCGCGCGAATGGGGCTCGCGATTGTCGATTTGCAAACCTGCCTGCCGCACGCGGGTAAGGAAGCCTGTCAGCTGTGCGTCGACGATTGCATCGCGGCCGGCTATCACGCAATTGAGTTTGTGCGAGTTGGTACACAAGTCGATGCCCAAGGCGAGCCGATTGAATCGAGCGGATTTTTGGCTCCCAGCGTCGTAGCTGACAAGTGCGTCGGCTGTGGACTTTGCCAAACACGTTGCTATGCCATCAATGTCGCCGAGAAGAAACTCCTCAGCGAGTCGGCCATCGTGGTGCAAGCGGGTGAAGGGCGCGAAGATCGGCTGATGCAGGGCTCTTACCTGGCGCTGCGGGAAGCGGAGCAAGCGGCGAAGCGCAAGCAGTCGCCTGCTACCGAATCGGGGGGCTACCTTCCCGATTTCCTTCAAAACTAG
- a CDS encoding FMN-binding protein — MIARKSFTPLVTMALCLALSIPLSAAEIVFLDGQKLEAKVLSKDSSTIKVEETQAGKTITKTYDLSTIHTVTINGKRYVINEREAAAEPAAGMVVRRTKAEVEKMISDLGRQPPDWFDNASTDWPESLDLSWPDKPPGGWNNQKNVGQYVWDVINPNPNKWQEGVKLMHHLLLTHQSDPAKRTRAMLDLGRMYHNLHQDYARAAYWWRQAGVERNGPPSLIAKLAECYFHLGNKAMAVELMSKQKTISTAHIKLWADMGDIAKAVQFTKLFAANVGSGADEAYLYVADGYRQAGNPQASLEWYQKVLAIKQANPPNGRLKRSQERAQRGIEAVKLFDLADATKVADGTYEEESIGYEGPVRISLTVKGGKITALSVIQHREKQFYSALTDTPQKIQARQGVKGVDATSNATITSQAIINATAKALASGSNAAGGK; from the coding sequence ATGATTGCTAGAAAATCATTTACGCCCCTCGTGACCATGGCACTATGCCTGGCTTTATCGATTCCGCTGAGCGCGGCCGAGATCGTGTTTCTCGACGGCCAGAAGCTCGAGGCCAAAGTTCTTTCCAAAGATAGCTCGACCATCAAAGTCGAGGAGACCCAAGCGGGAAAGACGATCACCAAAACTTATGACCTCAGCACCATTCACACCGTCACCATCAATGGCAAACGGTATGTGATCAACGAGCGGGAAGCTGCCGCCGAACCAGCAGCGGGAATGGTAGTCCGCCGGACGAAGGCGGAGGTTGAAAAAATGATTAGCGACCTTGGTCGTCAGCCTCCCGACTGGTTTGATAACGCCTCGACCGACTGGCCCGAATCGCTCGATCTGAGCTGGCCCGATAAGCCTCCGGGAGGCTGGAACAATCAAAAAAATGTAGGGCAGTATGTTTGGGACGTGATTAATCCCAACCCTAATAAGTGGCAAGAAGGGGTGAAGCTGATGCACCACCTGCTGCTGACGCATCAAAGTGATCCTGCCAAACGGACACGCGCGATGCTTGATTTGGGGCGCATGTACCATAACTTGCATCAAGACTATGCCCGTGCTGCTTACTGGTGGCGACAAGCGGGAGTCGAGCGGAATGGACCTCCCTCGCTAATCGCCAAGCTTGCCGAGTGTTATTTCCATTTGGGAAATAAAGCGATGGCAGTCGAACTGATGAGTAAGCAAAAGACGATCTCGACGGCCCACATTAAGCTCTGGGCCGACATGGGAGATATTGCCAAAGCGGTGCAGTTTACGAAGCTGTTTGCCGCTAATGTTGGTAGCGGTGCCGACGAAGCCTATCTCTACGTCGCCGACGGTTATCGTCAGGCTGGTAATCCGCAAGCATCGCTCGAGTGGTATCAAAAAGTGTTAGCGATCAAACAAGCCAACCCACCTAACGGTCGGCTGAAGCGGAGCCAAGAGCGGGCCCAGCGCGGCATCGAGGCGGTGAAGTTGTTCGATCTCGCCGACGCGACGAAAGTGGCCGATGGAACGTACGAAGAAGAGTCGATTGGCTACGAAGGTCCCGTGCGCATTTCGCTGACCGTGAAAGGTGGCAAGATCACGGCCCTTTCGGTGATTCAGCATCGCGAGAAGCAGTTCTATTCCGCTCTGACCGACACGCCCCAAAAGATCCAAGCACGGCAAGGGGTGAAGGGGGTGGATGCCACGAGCAATGCTACGATTACGAGTCAGGCGATCATCAACGCCACGGCCAAGGCTCTCGCATCGGGCAGCAACGCTGCCGGTGGAAAGTAG
- a CDS encoding FAD:protein FMN transferase: MQPTLSRRKLLLGSIGLGAVIASSLATSSLATWSLSGQPREPHANHSRLHRKTSHALGSKVAIGVIHDDSQYATAAIDAAFATIERVEQSLSIYRPDSEISRLNRVGKLDTPSAMLVDILQQSHAVSSTTQGAFDISVQPLWNYYAAKHHLQTTGPSDLQTARQLVDYRKINIQSDCITFQDPGMQITFNGIAQGYATDQAFETLKEWGIEHALIDAGEIRPLGTKTDSQDWQVGIANPLMSGAPMLVELQGRSLSTSGDYATRFSPHSTDHHLLDPHTGCSPQIVTSCSVAAPDCTLADAWSTACFVLGPVRSMKLLASRPGIDAYFTLRDGTTLATPGFPLISEVRS; encoded by the coding sequence ATGCAACCCACACTTTCACGGCGCAAGCTCCTGCTCGGATCGATCGGGCTCGGCGCCGTCATAGCCAGTTCGCTGGCAACCTCGTCTCTGGCAACTTGGTCACTCAGTGGACAGCCACGCGAGCCGCATGCCAACCACTCGCGACTCCACCGCAAAACCTCCCACGCACTCGGCTCCAAAGTCGCCATCGGCGTGATTCACGACGATTCGCAGTACGCCACAGCCGCGATCGACGCAGCTTTTGCCACCATCGAGCGTGTCGAGCAGTCGCTGAGCATCTATCGCCCCGATAGCGAAATTTCGCGGCTCAACCGAGTGGGGAAGCTCGATACCCCCTCGGCGATGCTGGTCGACATTCTCCAGCAATCTCACGCCGTCTCTTCAACCACCCAAGGGGCGTTTGATATCAGCGTTCAGCCACTCTGGAACTACTACGCTGCCAAACACCATCTTCAAACTACAGGTCCGAGCGATCTTCAAACGGCTCGCCAACTTGTTGATTACCGCAAAATCAATATTCAAAGCGACTGCATTACGTTTCAAGATCCTGGGATGCAAATAACTTTCAATGGAATTGCTCAAGGCTATGCAACTGACCAGGCATTCGAGACCTTAAAAGAATGGGGAATTGAGCATGCCTTGATTGATGCCGGGGAAATTCGACCGCTGGGCACTAAAACCGACTCCCAAGATTGGCAAGTTGGAATCGCTAATCCGCTGATGAGCGGGGCACCGATGCTCGTGGAACTGCAGGGGCGATCCCTCTCGACATCCGGGGACTATGCCACCCGCTTCTCTCCCCACTCGACCGATCATCACCTGCTCGATCCTCACACCGGTTGCTCGCCGCAAATCGTAACGAGTTGCTCGGTGGCAGCACCCGATTGCACGCTTGCCGACGCGTGGTCAACCGCCTGCTTTGTGCTTGGTCCCGTCCGCAGCATGAAGCTCCTCGCCAGTCGCCCCGGAATCGATGCCTACTTCACGCTGCGCGATGGCACCACGCTCGCCACCCCCGGATTTCCTTTGATCAGCGAGGTGCGCTCATGA
- a CDS encoding DUF4339 domain-containing protein: protein MTDQFYIRIRGRVQGPFDSEKLRGLARRGQFSRLYEVSRDGQTWQPAKDFPELFAAPAAQVAQPAAAQTTAAPSAASSKGNSASSGGGYSLQSPAPQNATSAATWYYAYQGREQGPIDFNTLASMFSSRQLAPETEVWSQGMINWTPAQNVPGLVPPQAPTKSSMGVSSYSTESVRSETEQVSAATIRALTDSRPWVAFIAIIGFLYALLTLLSGVFQLIVGARSGVFPVTASGLTTIVMSLVIAFGAWLLVSFGSAISNVERSRREASLVRALSTLKSFWVYIGVVLIVILTFVILGVILVISVAGTIAGSFPELD, encoded by the coding sequence TTGACCGATCAGTTTTACATTCGAATTCGTGGGCGTGTGCAAGGCCCGTTTGATAGCGAAAAGTTACGTGGACTCGCGCGGCGTGGCCAGTTCAGCAGGCTCTATGAAGTCTCGCGCGATGGCCAAACATGGCAGCCAGCGAAGGACTTTCCCGAACTCTTCGCGGCACCAGCAGCGCAGGTTGCGCAGCCAGCAGCAGCGCAAACCACTGCGGCTCCCTCCGCTGCATCGTCGAAGGGGAACTCGGCATCCAGCGGTGGAGGATACAGCTTACAATCCCCCGCGCCGCAAAACGCAACGAGCGCGGCCACTTGGTACTACGCCTATCAAGGTCGCGAGCAAGGACCGATCGATTTTAACACGCTGGCCAGCATGTTCAGCTCACGGCAGTTAGCGCCGGAAACTGAGGTCTGGAGTCAGGGGATGATCAACTGGACTCCGGCCCAAAACGTGCCCGGCCTCGTACCGCCACAAGCGCCGACCAAGAGCAGCATGGGAGTGAGTTCCTATAGCACCGAGAGTGTCCGTAGCGAAACCGAACAGGTCTCGGCCGCGACCATCCGCGCACTGACCGACTCGAGACCTTGGGTCGCGTTCATTGCGATCATCGGATTCCTCTACGCCCTTCTGACCCTCCTCAGCGGCGTGTTTCAGCTGATCGTTGGAGCAAGGTCGGGCGTATTTCCAGTCACTGCGAGTGGACTCACGACGATTGTGATGTCACTGGTGATTGCCTTCGGTGCTTGGCTGCTGGTGAGTTTCGGAAGTGCCATTTCGAACGTCGAACGCTCGCGCCGTGAGGCGTCTCTCGTTCGGGCTTTGTCGACACTCAAATCCTTTTGGGTTTATATCGGCGTGGTCTTAATTGTCATCCTTACGTTTGTGATTCTAGGAGTCATTCTCGTTATTTCAGTCGCAGGGACGATTGCAGGGTCCTTTCCCGAGCTTGATTGA
- a CDS encoding MotA/TolQ/ExbB proton channel family protein has protein sequence MASSYETALAAKTLADHPALCWSRMDLEQRVGFRGGRFTKVNNWLAFLIAAVATVLFYTVVIVARQFPFTHSMRGLLDSFTDRGPTPYAIVAFSWWAIAILLLKWRKLAFQKRSLTYDVVPRDHDFVLSIPTADRVIEHMHLVADDPRHFVLYNRMMIALSNMKNLGRVADLDEILRSQGEHDESSMETSYSLVRGLLWAIPVLGFIGTVLGLSEAIGGFSNVLTTATDISLVLDALKVVTAGLATAFETTLQALVAALGIQMLLTFIKKGEEEFLDQCSDYCMRRLVSRLRLSPT, from the coding sequence GTGGCTTCAAGTTATGAGACGGCACTCGCCGCAAAAACGCTTGCCGATCATCCGGCGCTCTGCTGGTCCCGGATGGACCTCGAGCAGCGGGTCGGATTTCGTGGCGGCCGATTCACAAAAGTGAACAACTGGCTGGCTTTTTTGATCGCGGCGGTGGCCACCGTTCTCTTCTATACGGTGGTGATTGTTGCCCGGCAATTTCCGTTCACCCATTCGATGCGCGGTCTGCTCGACTCGTTCACCGATCGCGGTCCAACCCCTTATGCGATCGTCGCGTTTTCCTGGTGGGCGATTGCGATCCTCCTACTGAAGTGGCGGAAGCTTGCCTTTCAAAAACGATCGCTCACCTATGACGTGGTCCCTCGCGATCACGATTTTGTCCTTTCCATTCCAACAGCCGACCGTGTAATTGAGCATATGCATTTGGTAGCCGACGATCCCCGTCACTTTGTTCTTTATAACCGTATGATGATCGCCCTCTCGAACATGAAAAACCTGGGACGAGTCGCCGATCTTGATGAGATCCTCCGTTCGCAAGGGGAGCATGATGAGTCGTCGATGGAAACAAGCTACTCGCTGGTGCGCGGGCTTCTCTGGGCGATTCCGGTGCTTGGGTTCATCGGCACGGTGCTCGGACTTTCCGAAGCCATTGGCGGGTTTAGCAATGTCTTGACCACCGCTACCGACATCTCTTTGGTGCTCGATGCACTGAAGGTTGTTACGGCGGGACTCGCGACCGCTTTTGAAACGACACTGCAGGCTCTGGTGGCTGCACTCGGCATTCAAATGCTCCTCACCTTTATCAAAAAGGGAGAAGAGGAATTTTTGGATCAGTGCAGCGATTACTGTATGCGGCGACTTGTGAGTCGTTTGCGTTTGTCCCCGACGTAA
- the glgP gene encoding alpha-glucan family phosphorylase — protein sequence MSSIDTAVASDANTPLMAGEMSPQTLYDKCWALAHNLWWTWHPEVINLFRDLDPIRWRQLDHNPIALLREFTPERLATRASEMVLYSRINYAHRRLKEYMANKQTWAATHAGVLGNKPVAYFSAEFGLHESMPIYSGGLGVLSGDHVKSASGLGVNLVGIGLFYDQGYFKQQLDETGFQREEYLDTKVENLPMAPALCPDGKPITIRVDTRGGALFAKVWFMQVGRVRLFLLDCDVDGNSPEDRKLTSRLYGGDERVRIRQELVLGVGGVKALRALGIYPGVYHLNEGHSAFGPLEVIRERMVDDGMSFDEAVRDVARHTCFTTHTPVPAGHDRFGGDMIEEHLGPLRDQLGISYDQLMGLGRVEPQNHSEPFTMTVMGLKLSRKANAVSQLHGHISRRMWAQLWPWRQEEEVPIGHITNGVHIPTWLAQQMLQLYDRHFPAQWIYRMGEPEVWQHIHNVDPGELWETHNALKNQLLAFVRRRVSRQCRRRNESDDVVEAARNVLDPNVLTIGFGRRFATYKRATLIMSDLDRLDAMINNKERPVQFVFAGKAHPKDEPGKRFIQQIANLRHDPRFAGKVVYIEDYDMNVCRHMIQGVDVWLNNPRRPLEASGTSGQKTVLNGGLNLSILDGWWAEAYDGTNGFAIGRATSHTNDEVTDRRDGESLMQAMENEVIPCYYDRDVDGLPRQWIKRMMMSISTLAWRFSSHRMVMDYARLCYVPAAGGLSCDMSVK from the coding sequence ATGAGCTCGATCGACACCGCCGTTGCTTCTGATGCGAATACTCCTCTGATGGCGGGCGAGATGTCGCCCCAAACCCTCTACGACAAGTGCTGGGCGTTGGCCCACAATCTGTGGTGGACGTGGCATCCCGAGGTAATCAACCTGTTTCGCGATCTCGATCCCATCAGATGGCGACAGCTTGACCACAACCCCATCGCTCTCTTGCGGGAATTCACCCCCGAGCGGCTGGCCACCCGTGCCTCCGAGATGGTGCTTTACAGCCGAATCAACTACGCCCATCGTCGCCTTAAAGAATACATGGCGAACAAGCAAACGTGGGCGGCAACGCACGCCGGCGTGCTGGGCAACAAGCCGGTCGCTTACTTCTCGGCCGAATTCGGTCTGCACGAGTCGATGCCGATCTATTCCGGTGGCCTTGGGGTGCTTTCGGGCGACCATGTGAAGAGCGCGAGCGGGCTGGGTGTGAACCTGGTTGGCATCGGTCTGTTCTACGATCAAGGTTATTTCAAACAGCAGCTCGACGAGACTGGGTTCCAGCGCGAAGAGTATCTCGACACCAAGGTCGAGAACTTGCCGATGGCCCCCGCACTTTGCCCCGACGGCAAGCCGATCACCATTCGTGTCGACACCCGTGGCGGCGCTCTGTTTGCCAAAGTGTGGTTCATGCAGGTGGGTCGCGTGCGACTGTTCTTGCTCGACTGCGACGTCGACGGCAACAGCCCCGAAGATCGCAAACTCACGAGCCGTCTTTACGGCGGCGATGAGCGCGTTCGTATTCGTCAGGAATTGGTGCTCGGCGTCGGTGGCGTGAAAGCGCTCCGCGCTCTGGGAATTTATCCCGGCGTGTATCACCTGAACGAAGGTCACTCGGCGTTTGGCCCTCTCGAAGTGATTCGCGAGCGGATGGTCGACGATGGAATGAGCTTCGACGAAGCAGTCCGCGATGTGGCGCGTCACACCTGCTTCACCACGCACACCCCAGTGCCTGCCGGTCACGACCGTTTTGGCGGCGACATGATCGAAGAGCATCTGGGCCCGCTGCGCGATCAACTCGGAATCAGTTACGACCAGTTGATGGGTCTCGGCCGCGTCGAGCCCCAGAACCACAGCGAACCGTTCACCATGACCGTGATGGGGCTCAAGCTGTCGCGTAAAGCGAACGCGGTGAGCCAGTTGCACGGCCATATCTCGCGTCGCATGTGGGCCCAGCTCTGGCCCTGGCGTCAAGAAGAAGAAGTTCCAATTGGTCACATCACCAACGGTGTGCACATCCCGACGTGGCTCGCGCAGCAGATGCTGCAGCTGTACGATCGCCACTTCCCTGCCCAGTGGATCTATCGCATGGGTGAGCCCGAAGTGTGGCAGCACATCCATAACGTCGATCCGGGCGAACTGTGGGAAACGCACAACGCGCTCAAGAATCAGCTCCTCGCGTTTGTTCGTCGCCGCGTCAGCCGCCAGTGCCGTCGCCGCAACGAGAGCGACGATGTCGTTGAGGCTGCCCGCAACGTGCTCGATCCAAACGTCTTGACGATTGGCTTTGGCCGCCGCTTTGCGACGTACAAACGAGCCACGCTGATCATGTCGGACCTCGATCGTCTCGATGCGATGATCAACAACAAAGAGCGTCCTGTGCAGTTTGTCTTCGCCGGTAAGGCCCATCCGAAAGATGAACCAGGAAAGCGATTCATTCAGCAGATCGCCAACCTGCGTCACGACCCACGCTTTGCGGGCAAAGTGGTCTACATCGAAGACTACGACATGAACGTTTGCCGTCACATGATTCAAGGTGTCGACGTGTGGCTCAACAACCCACGTCGTCCCCTCGAAGCGTCGGGAACTTCAGGACAAAAGACCGTGCTCAACGGTGGTTTGAACCTGTCGATCCTCGATGGTTGGTGGGCGGAAGCTTACGACGGAACCAACGGTTTCGCGATTGGTCGGGCGACAAGCCACACCAACGATGAAGTGACCGATCGTCGCGACGGCGAATCGCTGATGCAAGCGATGGAGAACGAAGTCATCCCTTGCTACTACGATCGCGACGTCGACGGTTTGCCACGGCAGTGGATCAAGCGAATGATGATGAGCATCAGCACCCTGGCGTGGCGATTCTCGTCGCACCGCATGGTGATGGACTACGCTCGCCTTTGCTACGTCCCCGCTGCTGGTGGTCTCAGCTGTGATATGTCGGTGAAATAG
- a CDS encoding FxsA family protein, with amino-acid sequence MLRLIAAIVVFYPLVELAALLYLGRATSVTLVLLIVVLTGLLGIAVMRWQSYSMVTKARQQMAKGEVPSVKLLDGFMLFVAAVLLILPGVIGDLIGFSMLFPPVRRFYLAAITWYLKTRFRMAGTSTIVTTDSTGHRTVVVDSQVVEGSAQAIDEKQRHLPDSVP; translated from the coding sequence ATGCTACGTCTGATAGCCGCGATTGTGGTGTTCTATCCGCTGGTGGAACTCGCTGCGCTCCTTTATTTGGGGCGAGCAACAAGCGTTACGCTTGTGCTGCTGATCGTGGTGCTCACTGGTTTGCTGGGGATCGCCGTGATGCGCTGGCAAAGCTATAGCATGGTGACCAAAGCCCGCCAGCAGATGGCGAAAGGGGAGGTCCCTTCGGTCAAACTGCTCGATGGCTTCATGCTTTTTGTCGCCGCAGTTCTGCTGATTCTTCCCGGTGTGATCGGCGACCTAATTGGCTTCTCGATGCTCTTCCCACCCGTGCGCCGCTTCTACCTCGCGGCCATCACCTGGTATCTGAAAACTCGCTTTCGAATGGCAGGGACTTCCACGATTGTCACTACCGACTCGACCGGCCACCGCACCGTGGTGGTTGATTCGCAGGTGGTGGAGGGAAGTGCTCAAGCGATCGACGAAAAGCAGAGGCATCTACCCGACTCGGTGCCATAA
- a CDS encoding lactonase family protein — protein MLRRFLHLAPQLALGLAAVMLGNVALAEESAKQRLYFGTYTTGNSKGIYTAELDLSTGVVTKPVLVAEAMNASFLAIAPSHKYLYAVGEISEFDGKKVGVVHAYSINKATGELQLLNRQSSAGAGPCHVSVHPQGSYVFAANYGGGSICALPVKDDGSLGEATGFVQHTGSGPNQGRQKEPHAHSINPDAAGKFVFAADLGIDKVLIYKLDPSTGKLVANDPAAGTVPPGSGPRHFAFHPSGKFAYAINELTSTITAYAYDAEKGSLAQIDTISTLPAGFSGNNSTAEIQVHPSGKFVYGSNRGHNSIAIFTVDEKTGKLAAVGHTEGGIDTPRNFGVDPTGQWVIVCNQGGKSAFVYKVNLETGILTRTGEAIEIDAPVCVKFLPL, from the coding sequence ATGCTACGACGATTCCTCCACCTTGCTCCTCAATTGGCTCTGGGGCTTGCAGCTGTGATGCTTGGTAACGTGGCCTTGGCCGAAGAGAGTGCCAAGCAGCGTCTTTACTTTGGAACCTACACGACAGGTAACAGCAAAGGGATTTATACAGCTGAGCTCGACCTAAGTACTGGCGTGGTGACAAAACCAGTCTTGGTGGCGGAGGCGATGAACGCCTCATTCCTCGCGATTGCGCCGTCTCATAAGTATTTGTATGCTGTCGGCGAGATATCGGAGTTTGATGGCAAGAAGGTAGGGGTCGTGCATGCATACTCTATCAATAAAGCAACGGGCGAACTCCAATTACTTAATCGCCAATCTTCTGCTGGGGCGGGACCTTGTCATGTCAGTGTGCACCCTCAAGGGTCGTATGTTTTTGCCGCCAATTATGGTGGTGGAAGCATTTGCGCCTTGCCAGTGAAGGATGATGGGAGCCTTGGCGAAGCGACTGGCTTTGTGCAGCATACTGGAAGTGGACCTAATCAAGGTCGTCAGAAAGAACCACACGCTCACTCTATCAATCCTGATGCAGCTGGTAAGTTTGTTTTTGCTGCCGATTTAGGGATTGATAAGGTTTTGATCTATAAACTCGATCCTTCAACTGGAAAGCTAGTTGCTAACGATCCTGCCGCAGGTACGGTGCCCCCTGGTTCGGGGCCGCGTCACTTTGCGTTTCATCCCAGCGGCAAGTTTGCGTATGCCATCAACGAGTTAACTTCGACGATCACTGCTTATGCTTATGACGCGGAAAAGGGATCGCTCGCGCAGATCGACACCATTAGCACACTTCCAGCGGGTTTTTCGGGAAATAACAGCACTGCCGAGATCCAAGTACATCCTAGTGGGAAGTTCGTTTATGGCAGCAATCGTGGCCATAACAGCATCGCGATCTTCACGGTGGATGAGAAAACCGGAAAGCTGGCTGCTGTTGGTCACACTGAAGGTGGCATTGATACACCTCGCAACTTTGGTGTCGATCCAACCGGCCAATGGGTGATTGTTTGTAACCAAGGTGGCAAGAGTGCTTTTGTCTATAAGGTGAACCTGGAGACTGGCATCCTCACACGGACCGGGGAAGCGATTGAGATTGACGCTCCTGTGTGCGTGAAATTCTTGCCCCTGTAG